The following is a genomic window from Amycolatopsis acidiphila.
TGGTCCCGCAGTCCTGGTTCGCCGTCCTCGGTGGACAGCTGGTGCTCGGCGTCGCGGTGCTGGCGGTGCTGGCGGTCGTCCTGGCCCTGTGCAGCGAGGCGGACGCGTTCGTCGCGGCGTCGCTGACGGCGTTGCCGCTGCTGCCGAAGCTGGTCTTCCTGGTGGTGGGCCCGGCGATCGACGTCAAGCTGTTCGCCCTGCAGGCGGGCACCTTCGGCCGCTCGTTCGCGGTGCGGTTCGCGCCGGTGACGTTCGTCGTCGCCGTGTGCTGCGCGCTCGTGGTCGGCACGCTGCTGGTCGGCGGTGCGCGATGAGGCTCGCGCTCGCGTCCGTGGCCCTGGGCGCGGTCGGCGTGGTGTTCGCGGTCTCCACCTGGGTGACCTGGCTGATCATCCAGCCCGGCGACCCGACGCCACTGACGATCGTCGTCGCGCTGGTGCTCGGGGCGTTGTGGGTCGTCGTGCTCGGGGCCGCGGTGCTCGCGCTGATCTTCGGTTTCGTCGGCCGGGCGGCCGGCGGTCTCGCGAAGGCCGGCATCGGGCTGGGCGTCGTCGCGATGCTGCTCGCGCTCGGCGGCGCGGTCGCGTTCGTCGCCGCGGCCGCGGACTGGACGCCGGTGGTGGCCCGGTGAGGCGCGAGACGCAGAACATCCTGCTGGTGCTGCTCGGCGGTGCCCTGCTCAAGATCGGCCTCAACGGCGACTACCTGCGTTACGTCAAGCCGGCCCAGCAGCCCTGGGTGCTCGCCGGCGGAGCGGTGATGGTCGCGCTCGGCGCCGTCGCCATCGTCCGCGACATCCGGGCCCACCACGCCGACGACGGCCACGGCCACCACCACCTCGCCCGGTCCGCCTGGCTGCTGATGCTGCCGGTGCTCGCGGTCTTCCTCGTCGCGCCGCCCGCCCTCGGCTCGGACTCCGTCACCCGCACCGAGGCCCGCGCCCCGGCGCAGAGCCAGGCGGTCTTCCCGCCGTTGCCGCAAGGGGAGGTCGTGCCGCTGTCGCTGACCGACCTCGTCACCCGCGCGGGCTGGGACTCCGGCGGTTCACTCAACGGCCGCACGGTGCGGCTGACGGGGTTCGTCACGCATTCCCACGGCTCCGTGCTGCTCGCACGCATGATCATCACCTGCTGTGCCGCCGACGCGTACCCGCTGACGGTCCGGCTGGCCGGTCCCACGGGCGCGGCCTATCCGGACGACACCTGGCTGGAGGTCACCGGGCAGGTCGTGCCCGGTACGGCGACCAGGGCCGACCGCTACACGCCGGACCTGGTGGTCGCGTCGGTGCGTCGCATTGCGCAGCCGCGGGACCCTTACGAGGACTGAGCCACCCGGGCCGCGCAGTCGGCGCAGGTGCCGACGATCTCGACCGTGTGCGTGATCTCCGAGAACCCGTGCCCGGACGCGATCTTCTCCGCCCAGCGTTCCACGGCCGGCCCCTCCACCTCGACCGTCCGGCCGCAGTGGCGGCACACCAGGTGGTGATGGTGGTGCGAGGAGCAGCGGCGGTAGATCGCCTCGCCGCTGTCGGTGCGCAGCACGTCGATCTCGCCGGCCTCCGACAACGACTGCAGCGTCCGGTAGACCGTCGTGAGCCCGATGCCGTCGCCGCGTTTGCGCAGCTCGTCGTGCAGTTCCTGGGCCGACCGGAAGTCGTCGACCTCCGCCAGCAGCTCCACCACCGCCGCGCGCTGCCTTGTCGACCGCAGGCCGGGCACGGGCGCGACCCTACTCATGCGTCCTCCTGAACGTGTGCCACCGCGTCCACCACGATATGGGCCAGGTGGTCGTCGACGAGCCGGTACACCACTTCGCGCCCGTGCCGCTCGCCCTGCACGACTCCGGCGGCCTTGAGCACCCGCAGGTGCTGGCTGATCAGCGGCTGCGCGACGTCGAGCGCGTCGACCAGCTCGTGCACGCAGCGGTCGCCGTCGCGCAGCTGCAGGACGATCGCGATCCGCACCGGCGCGGCGAGCGCCCGCAGCAGCTCCCCGGCCCCGGCCAGCGCCGCGGTCGAGGGAACCGGCGTGCCCGGCCTGACCGGCCCCTCCGCGTGCACCTCGTCCGGCACCTGGCTCGCCGTGGGCATGTCGATCTCCAGCCTGTCGTGCGGGTGTCCTTCCATCCTAGTGGGCGGTAGCCCGGCGCCCGCCGATCTGTCAAGCCCCACCGCACGAGCGCGAAGCGGCCGGATAGGCTGGACGAAACCATCCCGCCGGCTATGGAGAGCGTGGAGTGCCCGCCAACACGATTGAGACCGTCGTCAGCTTGTGCAAGCGCCGTGGCTTCGTCTTCCCCAGCGGGGAGATCTACGGCGGTACCCGGTCGGCGTGGGACTACGGACCGCTCGGGGTCGAGCTCAAGGAGAACGTCAAGCGCCAGTGGTGGAAGACCATGGTGCAGAGCCGGGACGACGTCGTCGGCCTGGACTCGGCGGTGATCCTGCCGCGCAAGGTCTGGGAGGCCTCCGGGCACGTCGAGGCGTTCGTCGACCCGCTGGTCGAGTGCCTGTCCTGCCACCGCCGCTTCCGGGCGGACCACCTGCAGGAGGAGTACGCCGAGCGCACCGGCAAGGAGCAGGCCGAGGGTGACCTGTCCGACGTGCCGTGCCCGAACTGCGGCACCCGCGGCCAGTACACCGCGCCCCGCAGCTTCAACGGGTTGCTCAAGACCTATCTCGGCCCGGTGGAGAGCGACGAGGGCCTGCACTACCTGCGCCCGGAGACCGCGCAGGGCATCTTCGTCAACTTCCTCAACGTGCAGACCACCTCCCGCAAGAAGCCGCCGTTCGGCATCGGCCAGGTCGGCAAGTCCTTCCGCAACGAGATCACCCCCGGCAACTTCATCTTCCGCACGCGTGAGTTCGAGCAGATGGAGATGGAGTACTTCGTCGAGCCGGGCGAGGACGAGCGCTGGCACCAGTACTGGATCGACCTGCGCACCGACTGGTACACCGACCTGGGCATCCGGCGGGACAACCTGCGGCACTACGAGCACCCGAAGGACAAGCTGTCGCACTACTCGAAGCGGACGGTGGACATCGAGTATCGCTTCGGGTTCTCCTCGGGCCAGGAGTGGGGTGAGCTCGAGGGCATCGCGAACCGCACCGACTTCGACCTGACGACGCACTCGAACCACTCGGGTGTCGACCTGTCGTACTTCGACCAGGCCACCGGGCAGCGCTACCGGCCGTTCGTGATCGAGCCGGCCGCGGGCGTGGGCCGCCCGATGATGGCGTTCCTGCTCGACGCCTACACCGAGGACGAGGTGCCCAACGCCAAGGGCGGCGTGGACAAGCGGGTCGTGCTGAAGCTGGACTACCGGCTCGCGCCGTACAAGGTCGCCGTGCTCCCGCTCTCGCGCAACGCCGACCTCACGCCGAAGGCGAAGGACCTCGCCGCGCGGCTGCGCAGGAACTGGAGCGTCGACTTCGACGACGCCGGGTCGATCGGCAAGCGCTACCGCCGCCAGGAGGAGATCGGCACGCCGTTCTGCGTGACCGTCGACTTCGACTCGCTCGAGGACAACGCGGTGACCATCCGCGAGCGCGACACCATGGCACAGGAGCGCGTGGCACTGGACAAGGTGGAGTCCTACCTCGCGGGCCGCCTGCTCGGCTGCTGACGTCCCGGCACCTGCCCGGCAGCGCCGCGCACCCCTGACACCTGTCACGGTCAGGTCGTGACGAGCGGCCTGCCGGTGCGGGGGCGCGCGGCGGCAGAGTCGGGGTATGAACGCAACCAGCTCCCAGCTCAGTGACGCGGAGGTGACGGCAGGCACCGCGGTGCGGTTGTCCGGCCTGCGCAAGACCTACGGCGAGGTGCGCGCCGTCGACGGCATCGACCTCACGATCGCGCCGGGTGAGGTGGTGGCGCTGCTCGGCCCGAACGGCGCCGGCAAGTCCACCACCGTCGACATGATCCTGGGGCTGAGCAAGCCCGACGACGGCGACGTGACGGTGTTCGGCGCGACCCCCGCCGAGGCCGTGCAGACCGGCAGCATCGGCGCGATGCTCCAGGGCGGCGCGCTGCTGGACGACGCGACGGTCGGTGAGACGGTCGCCATGATCGCGTCCCTGCACCGCAAGCCCATGCCGGTGGCCGAAGCCCTCGCCCGCGCGGGCATCGAGGACCTGGCGAACCGGCGCGGCAACAAGCTCTCCGGCGGCCAGAAGCAGCGCGTGCGGTTCGCCGTCGCGCTCGTGTCCGATCCGGACCTGCTGCTGCTGGACGAGCCCACGGCCGCGATGGACGTCGGGAGCCGCCGCGAGTTCTGGCGGTCCATGCAGGCCTTCACCGGCTCCGGTCGCACGGTCGTGTTCGCCACGCACTACCTGGAAGAGGCCGAGGAGTTCGCCGACCGCGTGGTGCTGATGCGTGGCGGGCGGATCGTCGCCGACGGCTCCGTCGCCGAGGTCCGGGCGCTGGCCGGTGGCCGCACGCTTCGTGCGGTGGCGCCCGGCGCCACCGAGGCCGCGGTCGCGAACCTCCCTGGTGTCACCGGGTTTCAGCTCCGCGGTGAGCGGGTCGCGGTGTCCAGCGGCGACTCCGACGCGACCCTGCGCGCGTTGCTCACCGCCTTCCCCGGGGCGCACGACATCGAGATCGCCGCGATCGGCCTCGAAGGTGCGTTCCTGTCGCTGACTTCAGACGAGGAGAACGTCCGATGAGCCTCAGGTTCCTGGCACTGGAGATCCGGCGGGTCACCCGCTCGCCGCGGTTCATGATCTTCACCGTGGCCTTCCCGGTCCTGCTGTTCCTGCTCTACGTCAGCCTGTTCGCCAAGCAGCCCGCCGAGAAGGCCGTGCTGATGGTGAGCATGACCGCCTTCGGCGCGATGACCGCCGCGATGTTCACCGGCACCCGCGTCGCACTGGAGCGGGCCGCAGGCTGGCAGCGGCAGCTGCGGCTGACCCCGTTGTCCGGCGCGGGCTACCTGACGGCGAAGGCGACCACCGGCATGACGCTGGCGCTCGCGCCCGCGATCTTCGTGCCGCTGGTGGCGCTGGTCGCCGAAGGCGTCTCGCTCGACGGGGCTGGGTGGGTGCGGGCCACGCTGGGGGTGTGGCTCGCGGCGATCCCGTTCGCGCTGATCGGACTGCTCATCGGGCAGATCGGCACGGCCGACTCCACCCAGCCGATCACCCAGCTGGTGATGCTGCCGATGGCGCTGCTGGGCGGGATCTTCATCCCGATCGACGCGATGCCGCACTGGCTGCTGCAGATCGCGCAGGTGCTGCCCACCTACTGGATGGGACAGATCGGGCGCGGCGCGGTCACCCCGGATCTGTCCACGGGCCTCGGCAAGGACGTGCTCGTGCTCGGGATCTGGACCGTGGTGCTCGGGGTCGCCGTGGTTCGGCGCTACCGTAAAGACTCGGCCCGGGTCTGACGAGGTGGAACGTGACGCGTGAACGCGGACCGGAGTGGGGCGGCTGGTGGCGGGACGACGCCATCGGTCCGCCCCACGACCGGTCTTCCGGCGCCCGCTGGCCGCTGCTGGGCCTGCTCTTCCTGTTGCCGATCATCATCCCCGCGGTGCGGTCGGCGGCGCACCCGAACACGTCGGTGGTGCACGCGGTGCTCGGGCCGGTGCTGCTGGCGGCCTACGCGGGCTGCTACTTGTTCTTCCCGCAGGTCGTGTTCCGGCGGCCATCGATCCGGGCGAAGCTCGTCTTCTGCACCGGGATGCTCGCGCTCGGCTGGGTCGCGATGCTGGTGCTGCACGAGGGCAGTGTCTACGTGCTGCTGTACGCGATGGCGGTGATCGCCTTCGGGCTGCCGCCGGGCTGGACGCTGATCCTCGACGGCTCCTCGCTGGTGGCGCTGCTGGTGGTGGTGGAGCGGCACGTCGGCGTGGACGGCTCACCGAGCGACGTCGGCACCCTGCTCGGCATCACGTCCGCGATGTTCGCCGTGGGCCGGCTCCTGCACACCGTGCGGAGCCTGCGGGCGGCCCAGGACGAGATCGCCACGCTCGCGGTCACAGCCGAGCGGGAGCGGCTGGCCCGGGACCTGCACGACATCCTCGGACACAGTCTCACCACGATCACCGTGAAGGCGGGCCTCGCGCGGCGGATCCTGGAGAGCGCGCAGGACACCGAGCGCGCGAGCACCGAGATCCACGAGGTCGAAAGCCTCGCCCGCAGCGCGCTGTCGGACGTGCGCGCGACGGTGTCGGAGTACCGCGAGGTGTCGCTGTCGGCCGAGCTGGTGGGGGCGCGGGCGGCGTTGCGGGCCGCGGAGATCGAGGCGGACCTGCCGCACGCGGTGGACAATGTGCTGCCGGACCTGCAGCAGACCTTCGGGTACGTGCTGCGGGAGGCGGTCACGAACGTGCTGCGGCACTCGGGGGCGAAACACGTGAAGGTGCGGTTGGGCAGGACCTGGCTGGACATCGAGGACGACGGCGCCGGCGCGCCCGGCGGTGTGTCGGGGAACGGGCTGCGCGGGCTGACCGAACGGCTGGACCAGATCGGCGGCACCCTGCGCGCGGAGCCGCGGGCGGGCGGCGGCTTCCTGGTGCGCGCCGAGGTGCGGCCCGCGCTGGAGGCCGCCTCGTGATCCGCGTGCTGCTGGCCGACGACCAGGCGATGGTGCGGGGCGCGCTGGCGACCGTGCTCGGGCTCGAAGCGGACATCGAGGTGGTGGCGCAGGTCGGTTCCGGCGAGGAGGTGCTGGCGGCGGCGAAGGAGTCATCGCCCGACGTCGCCCTGCTCGACGTGCAGATGCCCGGCAAGGACGGGCTGAGCGCCGCGGCCGAGCTGCACGCGGCGCTGCCGGCGTGCCGGATCATCGTCTGCACGACCTTCGGCAGGCCCGGCTACCTGGCGCGGGCGATGGCCGCGGGCGCGGCCGGGTTCGTGGTGAAGGACTCGCCGCCCGAGCAGCTGGTCGACGCGGTGCGCCGGGTGTCGAACGGCCTGCGGGTGGTGGACCCGGCGCTGGCCGCGGAGTCGCTGGCGACCGGGCCGAGCCCGCTGACCGGACGGGAGCACGACGTGCTGCGCGCGGCCAGTGACGGCGGCACCGTCGCGGACATCGCACGCCGACTGTTCCTGTCGGAAGGCACTGTGCGCAACCACCTTTCCGCCGCGATCGGCAAGACCGGCGCGCGCACCCGGGCGGAGGCGGTCCGCCTCGCGGAGGAGAACGGGTGGCTGTGAGAATGACGCCGTGGGGACGCGCACGACGACGACAAGGGCCGCCTGGGTGCGGCGTGCCGTGTTCGGCACGCTCCTGGTCGTCGCGCTGACGATCGGCGGCACCGCGTTCCGCGTCTGGCAGATCGCGCGCGTCGACGACCGGTCCGAGGCCGACGTGATCATCGTGCTCGGCGCCGCGCAGTACAACGGAAAGCCGTCGCCGATCTTCCAGGCCCGGCTCAAGCACGCCAAGCAGCTCTACGAGGACGGCGTGGCGAAGGTGATCATCACGGCCGGCGGCAACCGTGCCGGCGACGAGTACACCGAGGCCACCGCCGGCGCCCAGTGGCTGGTCGAGCAGGGCGTGCCGAAGGCGAGCACGCTGCCCGTCGGCGAGGGCCGGGACACGCTCGGCAGCCTGCGCGCGGTCGCGAACGTGGTGGCCGAGCACGGCTGGCACACCGCGGTCCTCGTCAGCGATCCCTGGCATTCGCTCCGGGCTCGCACGATGGCCGACGACGTCGGGATGGAGGCGTGGACCTCGCCGACGCACAGCGGCCCCATCGTGCAGACCCGCCAGACGCAGGCGATGTACATCTTCCGCGAGACCGGTGCGCTGTTGTTCTACCTGCTGACGAAGACCCCGGCCGACGACATCGGCGGCACCGGGCTCGGCTGAAACAGTCGGTGGTCCCGCTTATCGTGGTCACCGTGAGCTGGTACGACGAACACGATCGCGAGCGGCGGGTGCCGGAGCCGCCCAAGCGGGCCGCGCTGCCGGGCTCGCGCGCGGACGGGCGCAGCGACTTCGCGCGCGACAGGGCACGCGTACTGCATTCCGCGGCGCTGCGGCGCCTCGCGGGCAAGACGCAGGTCGTCGGGCCGGGGGAGGGTGCCGAGGTCAGCGGTGTGCCGCGCACCAGGCTCACGCATTCGCTGGAGGTCGCCCAGATCGGCCGGGGCATCGCCGAGGAGCTGGGCGCGGATCCGGACCTGGTGGACACCGCGGGCCTGGCGCACGACATCGGCCACCCGCCGTTCGGGCACAACGGGGAGCAGGCGCTCAACGTCGTCGCGCAGCAGTGTGGCGGGTTCGAGGGCAATGCGCAGACGCTGCGCATCCTGACCAGGCTGGAGCCGAAGCTGGAGCCGGTCGGGCTCAACCTGACCCGCGCCTGCCTCGACGCGGCCACCAAGTACCCCTGGCCGCGTAGGCCGGGGCAGGTCAAGTTCGGCGTCTACGCCGATGACGCCGAGATCTTCGCGTGGATGCGCGAAGGTGCGCCTGAAGGCCGCCGGTGCTTCGAAGCGCAGATCATGGACTGGGCCGACGACGTGGCGTACTCGGTGCACGACGTCGAGGACGGCGTGCTGGCCGGGCGCATCTCGCTGCCCGTGCTGGCGGACGCCGAGGAGCGCGCGGCCGTGGCGGAGCTGGCGGCGAAGCACTTCTCGGACCAGTCGGTGTCCGCGCTGGAAAGCGCGGCGCGGGAGCTGCTGACGCTGCCGGTGGTCGCCGAGCTGGCGAAGCCGGGGCACGACTCGTCGTTCGGTGCGCACGTCGCGCTCAAGCGGGTCACCAGCGAGCTGGTGGGCCGGTTCGCCGCCGCGGCGGTCACCACCACCCGGCAGGCGCACGGGGACGGGCCGCTGACCCGCTACGCCGCCGACCTCGAGGTCCCGGCGCAGGTGCGGGCCGAGGTAGCACTGCTGAAGGCGCTCGCGCTGCGGTACGTGATGAGCGACCCGCGGCGGCTCGCGATGCAGGACGGCCAGCGCCAGATGCTCACCGAGCTGGCCGGGCTGCTGGTCCGCCGCGCGCCCGAGGCGCTGGACAGCGTGTTCCATCCGGCGTGGGAGGCAGCCGGTGACGATGCCGCCCGCCTGCGCGTGGTCGTCGACCAGGTCGCCTCGCTGACGGACGCGCAGGCGCACGCGTGGCACGCCTGGCACACCGGACGGCACTGAAAATCCGGTAGCGTCGAGACGATGGGCAAACCGGAACTGGATCACCTGCGCTTCTGCCTCGCGCTGCACCGCGCCGTCGCCGGCGAGGGCGATTCGTGCTTCTCGCCCTACTCGGTCGCCAGTGCGCTGGGCCTGACGAGCCAAGCCTCGCGGGGTGCGGCTTCCGACGAGCTGGTCCGGCTGCTGGCCGCGGAGGACGCCGACGTGGCGAAGCAGGCGGAGCTGTTGCGGGCCGCGGCCGCACTCAGCGAGTCCGGGCGGCACGAGGCCCCGGTGCTCGCGGTCGCGAACACCCTGTGGACCGCCGAAGAGCTGCCGCTCAACCAGGACTTCCTCGGTGAGCTGGCGGCGTGGCCGAACGGTGCGGTGAAGCCGGCGCCGTTCGCCGCGGACCCGGAAGCGGCCCGCCGCGCCATCAACGCCGACGTGGCCCGGACCACCCGCGACCTCATCCCCGAGCTGCTCAGCCCCGGCGCGGTGAAGCAGGACACCGTGGCCAGCCTGGTCAACGCCCTCTACCTCAAGGTCGCCTGGGTGCACCGCTTCCGCGACGAGCGCACCGAGGACGGCGACTTCCACAGCCCGTCCGGCATCCGGCGGGTGCCGATGATGCACCAGGCGGAGTCGCTCGGGCACGCGGCGCGGGACGGCTGGCAGCTGGTCGAGCTGCCGGCCGCGGGCGGGGTGCAGGCCACGATCCTGCTGCCCGACGGCGACCTGTCCGCGCACGAGCCAGGTCTGGACGAGCACCTGCTCGCGAAGCTGTTGTCGGCGAAGAAGAACCGCCAGGTCCGGCTCGCGATGCCGAAGGTGTCGCTGGACATGCGCGCGGAGCTCAAGCCCGCGCTGGGTGGCCTCGGAGTGCGGACGATGTTCTCGCCCCGGGCGGACTTCAGCCCGCTGACGCCGGACGAGCGGGTGTTCGTCGACGACGTGCTGCACCAGTCGGTCCTGCGGCTCGATGAGCAGGGGCTGGAGGGTGCGGCGGCGACGGCGGTGATGTTCCGCACGCTGTCGATGGTCACCCCGGCGGACCCCCTCGACGTGGTCGTCGACCGGCCTTTCCTGCTCCTCGTGCGGCACGCCGGGACGGGTGTGGTCTACTTTTTCGCCCGCGTAGTCGAACCGTGAGGTAAGAAGTTGACCGCGTTGCTGGAGGCGCCCGGGACGGTGCAGGTGAACGAGCCCGAACGGCGCAGGTGGAACCGTGCCGACTCGATCGTCGGACTGTGCTACCTGCTCGCCGCGTTCGTGATCTACGCCGGGTTGTGGGGCAACCTGAGCAGCGGCTACCTGTACAACAGCGCGCAGGACCAGAACATGTGGGAGTGGTTCTTCTCGACCACCGCCCACTCGGTGTGGCATCTGCAGAACCCGCTGGAGTCGGTGCTGCAGAACTATCCCGACGGCGTCAACATGATGGCCAACACCGCGATGCTCGGCCTGAGCATCCCGCTGTCGCCGATCACGATGCTGTTCGGGCCGACGGTCACCTGGGCGATCGCGCTGACCGGTGGCCTGGCCGGCACGTCGTTCGCCTGGTACTGGGTGTTCTCGCGGCACCTGGTCACCTCGCGGGTCGCGGCCGCGGTCGGCGGGGTGTTCTGCGGGTTCGCGCCGCCGATGATCTCGCACGGCAACGCGCATCCGAACTTCGCGGTGCTGGTGCTGCTGCCGTTCATCGTGCTGCGGCTGATCCGCCTCGCGCAAGGCGCGCGCCCGGTCCGCGACGGGCTGATCCTCGGCGTCCTGCTGGCGTACCAGGTGTTCCTCGGCGAGGAGCCGCTGCTCATCACGATGCTCGGCTTCGTGGTCTTCGCCATCGCTTACGCCGCGTCGCGCTGGCGCGAAGCGGTGAAGATGGTGCGCCCCATGGTGATCGGGCTCGTGATCGCCGGCGTGCTGACGCTCGTGGTGACGATCTTCCCGCTGTGGTGGCAGTTCCTGGGGCCGCAGAGCTACCACACCCTCGAACACGGCTCGGTCGGCAACGACACGGCGGCGTTCACCCGCTTCGCGACGGAGTCCATCGCCGGGGACGCGCAGGCGGCGGCCGACGTGTCGATGAACCGCACGGAGGAGAACGCGTTCTTCGGCTGGCCGCTGATCGTGTTCATGGTGGTGCTGACGGTCTGGCTGTGGCGCAACGTGCTGGCGCGCTCGATCGCGATCTCGATGTTCGTGATGGCGTGGCTGTCGCTGGGGCTGGAGATCACGGTGGCCCACCACGACACCGGTATCCCGGGGCCGTGGCAGTTGCTGGCGAAGCTGCCGCTGTTCGACTCGCTGCTGGAGTCCCGGCTGGCGATGGCGTGCATCCCGGCGATCGGCGCGCTGCTCGCGATCGCGACCGAGCGGGTGTTCCGCGCCGCGCCGTCGTTCCGGGACAAGGACCTGCCGCTGCGGTGGCTGTGGCTGGGCGCGCTGGTCGCGGTCCTGCTGCCGATCGCGCCGACGCCGCTGGAGACCATCACGCGGCCGGGCACGCCGGCGTTCTTCTCGGACGGCACGTGGCGGCAGTACGTGACGAGCGGGTCGGTGGTGACCGTGCCGCTGCCCAACCCGGGTGACGCGCGCGCCCTGCACTGGCAGGTTCAGGCGGACGTCGGGTTCCCGCTCGCGGACGGCTACTTCGTGGGCCCCAACGGCCCGGACGACAAGCGCGGCCGCTACGGCGCGCCCGACCACCCGACGGCGTCTCTGCTCAACGACGTGCACGACACCGGCGACGTGCCGGCCGTGACGGACACCCAGCGCGCCGAAGCCCTGGCCGACCTGCGCTACTGGCACGCGGATGTCGTGGTGCTCGCGCCGGGCACCAACCAGCAGGCCCTCCAGGCGACGGTGGAGCTGCTCCTGCGCACCCCGGCCCGCTACGTGGACGGCGTCTGGCTCTGGGACGTCCGTGCCCTGACGGCGAACGCCACTTAGCCGGGGCGCGGTGGCGGCCGGACGCCGAGCCGCGGGGAAAGATCAAGAGAGTCCTCGCCGGACGGGCAGGCTCCGGGATGAGCCAGGCCCAAAGGGATCTCACCTCGTGCAGGTGGTCGAGTTGGGCGGTCATCCCGTCGCCTGCGGTTTGTGCATATCATTTTGAGCCAGGCCCGCAAGCTTTGGCCTTTCGGCCGCCGGTCCCAGCGGATGTTGCGGACCTGGCTCAAAATGATCGTCCGGTGTCAGGCGACGGGATGACCACCCAACTCCGGGGTTGACATGGCGGCCCGCCTACCGCGCGCACAGCCCGAGGCTGCTACCCCAGATACTCCCCGATCGCCCGGCCCAGATCCTGCCCCGCGCCCGCGCTCATGTGGTCGCCGGGGATGGTCCGGTACTCCGCGACAGGGAGCGCCGCAGCGAGCTGGTCCGCCGTGCCCTGGTCGTCGTCCCCGTCGCCGACCAGCACCAGCACCGGCGTCGTGATCCGCGCCAGCTCCTCGGGCGACGTGTCGACGAACGTGTCGAGCAACCGCAGCAACGCCACCGGATCGCCACCGACCGCACGCAGGAACCGCTCCGCCTTCCACTCCGCCGAGCCGCGCTCGAACGTGCCCAGCTCCGTCAGGATCCGCCGGAAGTGCTCCCCGCGACGGCGGGCGGCGACGATGCCCTCCACCCCGGTCCCGGCGACGATCGCGCGCCCCGGCGTCGCGCCGCGCACCAGCATGCGCACGACCGTCCGGGCGCCGAGCGAATAGCCGCCCAGGTCGTAGTCCACCAGCCCCAGGTGCTCCAGCAGCGCGAACCCGTCGTCGGCGAGGACGTCCGGGGGATAGGCCGCGGGGTCGTGCGGCTTCGCGCTCTCGCCGTGCGCGCGCAGGTCCGGCATGATCACCCGGTGCCCGCGTCCGGCGAGCTCAGCCGCGTGGCCGTAGGCGACCCAGTTGACCCGGGCGGTCGAGAAGTACCCGTGGATCAGCACCAGCGGGCGCCCCTGCCCCACCTCCCGGTACGCGAGCTCGACGCCGTCGCGGCCGGGGAAACGTCCTTCGATCACCAGCCGAGCCTGTCACATTCCGCGGACCCGCTTCGTCTCCATGGTGACCACAGGAGGAGGAAAGCCATGTCCCGCCTACCCGTCCTGTCCACAAAGGACGCCGGACCGTTCGCGAAGCTCGTCTACCGCATCGCCCGCCGCCGCTACGGCGCCATCCCCGAGCCGTTCGCCGTCACCGCGCACCACACCGGGCTGCTGGCCGCCACTGCGATCCACGAGCTGGCGGTCGAGAAGGCCTCCCGGACGCTGCCCGTCAACGTCCGGGAGATCGCCGTCTACCGCGTCGCCGTGCGGCTCGGCTGTTCGTGGTGCGTCGACTTCGGCACGATGCTGCAGAAGCACGACGGCCTCGACATCGAGCGGCTGAAGCACATCGACGACTACGCCACCTCGCCGCATTTCAGCAGGCAGGAGCGCCTCGCGATCGCCTACGCCGACGCGATGACCGCCACGCCCGCGACCGTCACCGACGAGCAGGTCGCCGAGCTGGAGCGCGAGTTCGGCCGTAAGGGCGTGCTCGAGCTGACCTACCAGATCGCGCTGGAGAACCAGCGCAGCCGCATCAACAGCGCGCTCGGCATCACCGACCAGGGCTTCACCTCGGGTGCGGCGTGCCGGGTTCCGCTGCCGGGACTCGCGTGAGCTTGTCCGGGTTCGCCACGTCGTAGATCGCGACGATGCGGCCGTCGCGCACGGCCA
Proteins encoded in this region:
- a CDS encoding alpha/beta fold hydrolase, yielding MIEGRFPGRDGVELAYREVGQGRPLVLIHGYFSTARVNWVAYGHAAELAGRGHRVIMPDLRAHGESAKPHDPAAYPPDVLADDGFALLEHLGLVDYDLGGYSLGARTVVRMLVRGATPGRAIVAGTGVEGIVAARRRGEHFRRILTELGTFERGSAEWKAERFLRAVGGDPVALLRLLDTFVDTSPEELARITTPVLVLVGDGDDDQGTADQLAAALPVAEYRTIPGDHMSAGAGQDLGRAIGEYLG
- a CDS encoding carboxymuconolactone decarboxylase family protein, translated to MSRLPVLSTKDAGPFAKLVYRIARRRYGAIPEPFAVTAHHTGLLAATAIHELAVEKASRTLPVNVREIAVYRVAVRLGCSWCVDFGTMLQKHDGLDIERLKHIDDYATSPHFSRQERLAIAYADAMTATPATVTDEQVAELEREFGRKGVLELTYQIALENQRSRINSALGITDQGFTSGAACRVPLPGLA